In the Nymphalis io chromosome 2, ilAglIoxx1.1, whole genome shotgun sequence genome, one interval contains:
- the LOC126775605 gene encoding protein takeout, with translation MEKYQLLIFLFIAVVAPTSSNSNVFGGHCSKQDDDVDACLLKSFNNLIEHLKSGAPELDIQQSDSIVIDELSIALGGGPDGYKATFKDINASGVDDVTITNVRSDLDTYQFQLTLSIPHISTTARYRSSGILLLVRASGGGDYWGEYENVKAKVYFRGEPYERKGKTYLKLKQLKLDFSVKDIKMGVENLQNSNSVLQAALNLFINTNAQELLKEMKPQLKRDLAEKMSGFLNRILEKIPYDDWIVD, from the exons atggagaAATATCAATTATTGATCTTCTTATTCATCGCTGTGGTTGCGCCGACATCTTCAAATTCAA ATGTTTTTGGGGGGCACTGTTCAAAACAGGACGACGATGTTGACGCATGcttattaaaaagtttcaacAATCTCATCGAACATCTCAAGAGTGGAGCGCCCGAACTAGACATTCAACAG TCGGACTCAATAGTCATCGATGAACTGTCGATCGCTCTCGGCGGCGGCCCCGACGGCTACAAAGCAACGTTCAAAGACATCAACGCCAGCGGTGTCGACGACGTCACTATCACAAATGTCAG GTCAGATCTGGACACGTACCAGTTCCAGTTGACGCTCTCCATACCACACATCAGCACAACAGCTCGATACCGTTCCTCAGGCATTCTGTTACTCGTACGAGCTTCTGGCGGTGGAGATTACTGGGGCGAATATG AAAACGTGAAAGCAAAAGTATACTTCCGCGGTGAGCCGTACGAGCGTAAGGGCAAGACTTACCTTAAGTTGAAACAGCTCAAGCTGGACTTCTCCGTCAAGGACATCAAGATGGGTGTAGAAAACTTACAAAACAGTAACTCTGTGCTAC AAGCAGCACTGAACCTGTTCATTAATACAAACGCTCAGGAGTTGCTGAAGGAAATGAAGCCGCAATTGAAGCGAGACCTCGCCGAAAAGATGTCAGGATTCTTAAACAGAATCCTAGAGAAAATACCTTACGACGACTGGATTGTAGACTAA
- the LOC126774975 gene encoding uncharacterized protein LOC126774975 yields MPICMVVGKTEVGGGVAVACTVAGDEFTFETTKSNETEGAKGDEFSFKTTTINENKELTGDESSIETTSTNESKELTGDESSIETTTINESKELTGDESSIETTTINETKESAADDFSFETTKSYETEGTIGDEFSFETTKNNGTKESEVKLSDYIVKVIEYYKQPNPKGLPSANIPDPYYVPDTRQTLGFGTNLEFTDTAVHGVNKFRVLYINADIGKMECHSAFEIDKLQVRGKYSLNVWLNYYPGDFTADIIGIKNKVLATLGVEQDGKLRAQNISVDITFKNITVKFENAGFLASMLQGVFNSMGSLVYDSIRTYLVQDAHKNMREDINKKLDEIVGNIKFPNTISPMDMIMVDVRNKIKDMKMDPLEIEDYFSHIGIFKIALHNTLLKGLSTFHRTGNISLSLENNTIVSDFNIGAKELLGLTRWEVSGMNGYLNKTGTVSFSVEYIKARFVFALALNRIKSIEFRDLHLDVGNIQIGSDGTGTLDYIIELSANILPTLLRYQIIQAMENPVRWMIQQKIDNLNIEEVIINELPKIDQLQRKDFQLSELRCLKSTDEIFFDDEEFFNF; encoded by the exons ATGCCCATATGTatggtggtggggaaaacggaggtagGTGGTGGAGTAGCGGTAGCTTGCACCG TTGCAGGCGATGAATTTACCTTTGAAACAACGAAAAGCAATGAAACTGAAGGAGCTAAAGGCGATGAATTTTCCTTTAAAACCACGACAATCAATGAAAATAAAGAGCTTACTGGTGATGAATCTTCCATTGAAACCACGTCAACAAATGAATCTAAAGAGCTTACAGGTGACGAATCTTCTATTGAAACCACGACAATCAATGAATCTAAAGAGCTTACAGGTGATGAATCTTCCATTGAAACCACGACAATCAATGAAACTAAAGAATCTGCAGCCGATGATTTTTCCTTTGAAACAACAAAAAGCTATGAAACTGAAGGAACTATAGGCGATGAATTTTCCTTTGAAACCACAAAAAACAATGGAACTAAAGAATCTGAAGTAAAATTGAGTGATTATATTGTTAAAGTCATCGAATACTACAAACAACCTAACCCTAAAGGATTGCCAAGCGCTAACATCCCAGATCCATACTATGTTCCTGACACCAGACAAACATTAGGTTTCGGAACTAATCTGGAATTTACGGACACAGCAGTTCATGGTGTTAATAAGTTTCGCGTACTATATATTAATGCAGATATCGGAAAAATGGAG TGTCACTCCGCTTTTGAAATTGATAAACTGCAAGTTCGAGGCAAATATTCATTGAATGTGTGGCTCAACTATTACCCAGGGGATTTTACTGCTGATATTATTGGCATAAAAAACAAAGTGTTAGCTACATTAGGTGTTGAACAAGATGGAAAATTGAGAGCACAAAACATATCAGtcgatataacatttaaaaatattacggtAAAATTCGAAAATGCAGGTTTTCTAGCCTCGATGTTGCAAGGTGTTTTCAATTCCATGGGTAGCTTAGTGTATGATTCTATCAGAACCTATCTAGTACAAGACGCACACAAAAACATGAgggaagatataaataaaaaattggacGAAATCGTTGGGAATATTAAATTTCCCAATACCATATCTCCAATGGATATGATAATGGtagatgtaagaaataaaatcaaagataTGAAAATGGATCCATTGGAAATCGAAGACTATTTTTCACATattggaatatttaaaatagctcTGCATAATACCTTGCTTAAAGGCTTATCTACCTTTCATCGAACTGGAAATATAAGTCTTAGtttagaaaataatacaatagtGTCTGATTTTAACATTGGTGCTAAAGAGCTACTAGGTTTGACGCGTTGGGAAGTTTCTGGAATGAAtggatatttgaataaaacggGAACTGTTTCCTTTTCCGTGGAATATATTAAAGCAAGATTTGTATTTGCTCTTgcattaaatagaataaaaagtaTAGAATTTAGAGATTTACATCTCGACGTTGGTAATATACAAATCGGATCTGATGGAACAGGAACATTGGATTATATAATTGAACTATCAGCTAATATATTGCCAACTCTTCTACGATATCAGATAATACAAGCAATGGAAAATCCTGTTAGATGGATGATACAgcaaaaaatagataatttaaacatagaagaagttataattaatgaattaccaAAAATAGATCAATTGCAAAGAAAAGACTTCCAGCTTTCTGAGTTGAGGTGTCTTAAATCGACTGATGAAATCTTTTTCGACGATGaagaatttttcaatttttga
- the LOC126777896 gene encoding uncharacterized protein LOC126777896, which produces MITMIPILLLCSLFVFSYGEEYASTTESQLAKGEEKMSEYILEVLEHFKKPNPVGIPGAKVPDPYNVPDMKQSISLGTLYFKNTAVYGISKFRILYVNAEIRAMEVHASLVIDKLQARGDYTMSTWLNRVQGPFTVDITGIKIIAKANLGVERDGKLRAQDIAIDIAFSTIAMNFENAGFFGGMLQGVVNSIGTFLFDSIKPYILKEAYTKAREEINKKLDEVAGDMQFPNSISPLDMVIADVRKKVRDMQMDPYQINDYNTTASVFTVSLSNTWVTGISSFQRVGNITLKMENNTVIADFEIGTQKVQGTTQWEIAAISGLISRAGRAAFSVEYISGRVILAQPLDTRKRPVFRDLDLDIGNIQVRFDGAGTLDYVVEFAVNVLPNLLRYQIMDALEGPIKEKVQQELNKINVEEMIKQELPKVDEMQESGFKLSALHVQSTVDAPYDEDDFFNF; this is translated from the exons ATGATCACTATGATCCCGATTCTGTTGCTTTGTTCGTTATTTGTGTTCAGTTATGGCGAag AATACGCTTCAACAACAGAATCGCAACTAGCAAAAGGAGAAGAGAAAATGAGTGAATATATCCTAGAAGTTCTAGAGCATTTTAAGAAACCCAACCCCGTGGGAATTCCGGGGGCAAAAGTGCCAGATCCATACAATGTCCCAGACATGAAACAGTCTATATCTCTTGGAACACTATACTTCAAAAATACAGCTGTTTACGGTATCAGCAAGTTTCGCATTCTATATGTCAATGCTGAAATCAGAGCTATGGAG GTCCACGCTTCATTGGTTATAGACAAGCTTCAAGCTAGAGGAGACTACACTATGTCGACTTGGCTTAATAGAGTTCAAGGACCTTTCACAGTAGATATAACAGGCATCAAGATTATAGCTAAAGCAAATTTAGGTGTAGAACGTGACGGGAAATTAAGAGCGCAAGATATTGCAATAGATATCGCTTTCAGCACAATagcaatgaattttgaaaatgcTGGTTTCTTTGGCGGTATGTTACAAGGTGTGGTGAATTCGATCGGAACTTTCTTATTCGACTCTATAAAACCATACATACTTAAAGAGGCTTATACCAAAGCAAGggaagaaataaataagaaactTGACGAAGTAGCAGGTGATATGCAATTCCCCAATTCAATATCACCTCTAGATATGGTCATCGCTGATGTTAGGAAAAAAGTTAGGGATATGCAAATGGATCCTTATCAAATTAATGACTACAACACGACCGCTAGTGTGTTCACGGTATCTCTGTCTAACACATGGGTTACGGGTATATCTTCATTTCAAAGAGTGGGCAATATAACTTTGAAAATGGAAAACAACACAGTTATCGCGGACTTCGAAATCGGTACTCAGAAAGTTCAAGGAACAACGCAGTGGGAAATAGCTGCAATAAGCGGTTTGATATCCAGAGCGGGTAGGGCAGCATTCTCTGTAGAATATATTAGTGGGAGAGTTATTTTAGCTCAACCACTCGACACCAGGAAGAGGCCGGTGTTCAGAGATTTGGATTTAGACATTGGTAATATTCAAGTTCGATTTGACGGTGCGGGAACTTTGGACTATGTGGTCGAATTCGCTGTGAACGTTCTGCCAAATCTTTTGCGGTACCAAATAATGGACGCTTTGGAAGGTCCGATAAAGGAGAAAGTACAACAagaattaaataagattaacgTTGAAGAAATGATTAAGCAAGAATTACCGAAGGTGGATGAGATGCAGGAATCTGGTTTTAAACTATCAGCCCTTCATGTCCAGAGCACTGTGGATGCACCTTATGATGaggatgatttttttaatttttaa